A single region of the Polymorphum gilvum SL003B-26A1 genome encodes:
- the recF gene encoding DNA replication/repair protein RecF (All proteins in this family for which functions are known are DNA-binding proteins that assist the filamentation of RecA onto DNA for the initiation of recombination or recombinational repair.): protein MSSRVSVAIERLTLTDFRNYSLLVLEPSAPLVALVGDNGAGKTNILEAISLLTAGRGLRRAALADIARLDGPGGWAISALLRTQAGETVIGTGYTPGEAGRRVRIDGTEARSSEALLDHLRVLWLVPSMDGLFTGPGSERRRFLDRLTLSLDPTHGRRVNDYERALRQRNRLLEEGGSAAYLDSIERQVAELGAAVALARGETVSLLQGCIDAQAATGLPFPRALLAVDGEFEVETQGLGASDREDRLRRMLRDGRTRDRAAGRTLCGPHRSDLVVQHAAKGIPAAQSSTGEQKALLVGLILAHADLTAAVAGMTPVLLLDEIAAHLDPGRRAALFSRLEALACQVVMTGTDAGLFEAMPAGSEILAVAGNRATRLS, encoded by the coding sequence ATGTCCAGCCGAGTGTCGGTGGCGATCGAGCGCCTGACCCTGACGGACTTCCGCAACTATTCGCTCCTGGTGCTGGAGCCGTCCGCGCCGCTGGTCGCCCTAGTCGGCGACAACGGCGCCGGCAAGACCAACATCCTGGAGGCGATCTCCCTGCTTACCGCCGGACGCGGGCTGCGGCGGGCCGCCCTGGCCGACATCGCGCGCCTCGACGGACCAGGCGGCTGGGCGATTTCGGCGCTGCTGCGAACACAGGCCGGAGAGACGGTAATCGGCACCGGCTATACACCGGGCGAGGCTGGCCGCCGGGTGCGCATCGACGGCACCGAGGCGCGCTCCTCAGAGGCCCTGCTCGACCATCTGCGTGTGCTCTGGCTGGTGCCGTCGATGGACGGGCTGTTCACCGGACCGGGCTCGGAGCGCCGCCGCTTTCTCGACCGGCTGACCCTGTCGCTCGACCCGACCCACGGCCGCCGGGTCAACGACTACGAGCGCGCCCTGCGCCAGCGCAACCGCCTGCTCGAAGAGGGCGGCAGCGCGGCCTATCTGGACTCGATCGAACGCCAGGTCGCCGAACTCGGCGCGGCGGTGGCGCTGGCGCGCGGCGAAACGGTCAGCCTGCTGCAGGGATGCATTGACGCCCAGGCGGCGACCGGGCTGCCGTTTCCGCGCGCCCTGCTCGCGGTCGACGGCGAGTTCGAGGTCGAAACGCAAGGTCTCGGCGCCTCCGACCGGGAGGATCGGCTGCGCCGGATGCTGCGCGACGGCCGCACGCGCGACCGGGCAGCAGGACGGACACTTTGCGGGCCGCACCGCAGCGACCTGGTCGTCCAGCACGCAGCCAAGGGCATTCCGGCAGCGCAGTCCTCGACCGGCGAGCAGAAGGCGCTTCTGGTCGGGCTGATCCTTGCCCATGCCGACCTGACGGCGGCCGTCGCGGGCATGACGCCGGTGCTTCTCCTCGACGAGATCGCCGCTCATCTGGACCCGGGCCGACGTGCCGCGCTGTTCTCTCGCCTGGAGGCGCTGGCCTGCCAGGTGGTCATGACCGGAACCGATGCCGGCCTGTTCGAGGCCATGCCGGCGGGCTCGGAGATCCTCGCGGTGGCGGGCAATCGGGCAACGCGTTTGTCCTGA
- the gyrB gene encoding DNA topoisomerase (ATP-hydrolyzing) subunit B, whose amino-acid sequence MTDTSLPDNTPPAGAADPQDYGADSIKVLKGLDAVRKRPGMYIGDTDDGSGLHHMVYEVVDNAIDEALAGHADRVTVTLNADGSVTVTDNGRGIPTDVHATEGVSAAEVIMTQLHAGGKFDQNSYKVSGGLHGVGVSVVNALSTWLELRIWRAGKEHFIRFRHGDAEAPLVEVGPSNGRKGTEVTFLPSPETFTRIEFDFATLEHRLRELAFLNSGVRILLTDRRGVEEKAVELFYEGGLEAFVRYLDRAKHPLVEAPITVGAERDGITVEAALWWNDSYHEQVLCFTNNIPQRDGGTHLAGFRAALTRQVTGYADSSGLLKKEKVSLTGDDCREGLTCVLSVKVPDPKFSSQTKDKLVSSEVRPVVENVINQALAEWLEENPARARAVVSKVVEAASAREAARKARELTRRKGALDIASLPGKLADCQERDPAKAELFLVEGDSAGGSAKQGRHRENQAVLPLRGKILNVERARFDKMLSSNEIGTLITALGTGIGKEEFNLDKLRYHKIIIMTDADVDGAHIRTLLLTFFFRQMPELIERGHIYIAQPPLYKVKRGQSEQYLKDQTALEDYLIGQGLEDTSLTLASGEVRMGADLRSVVETARSINAIFDGLHSRYDRAVVEQAAIAGALNPETLHDAAKAAEAAAYIARRLDILADEFERGWTGEARDDGSLVFRRTVRGVEEVATIDAALLASADARRLDAQAKHLQEIYGKAASLRRKDSETAIRGPQALLATVFAFGRKGISLQRYKGLGEMNPEQLWETTLDPNVRSLLQVKVKEADDADDIFTKLMGDEVEPRREFIQDNALSVANLDV is encoded by the coding sequence ATGACCGACACTTCGCTTCCCGACAACACTCCGCCCGCCGGCGCGGCCGATCCCCAGGACTACGGCGCCGACTCGATCAAGGTCCTCAAGGGCCTGGATGCGGTGCGCAAGCGGCCGGGCATGTACATCGGCGACACCGACGACGGCTCCGGCCTGCACCACATGGTCTACGAGGTGGTCGACAACGCCATCGACGAGGCTCTGGCCGGCCATGCCGACCGTGTCACCGTGACGCTTAACGCCGACGGTTCGGTGACCGTGACCGACAACGGCCGCGGCATCCCGACCGACGTGCATGCGACGGAGGGCGTGTCGGCGGCCGAGGTCATCATGACCCAGCTGCATGCCGGCGGCAAGTTCGACCAGAACTCCTACAAGGTCTCCGGCGGCCTGCACGGCGTTGGCGTATCGGTGGTCAACGCGCTTTCAACCTGGCTGGAACTGCGCATCTGGCGCGCCGGCAAGGAGCATTTCATCCGCTTCCGCCATGGCGACGCGGAAGCCCCCCTGGTCGAGGTCGGCCCCTCGAACGGGCGCAAGGGAACCGAGGTCACCTTCCTGCCCTCGCCGGAGACCTTCACCCGCATCGAGTTCGACTTCGCCACCCTGGAACACCGCCTGCGCGAGCTGGCCTTCCTCAATTCCGGCGTGCGTATCCTGCTGACCGACAGGCGCGGGGTGGAGGAAAAGGCCGTCGAGCTGTTCTACGAAGGTGGTCTCGAGGCCTTCGTGCGCTATCTCGACCGGGCCAAGCACCCGCTGGTCGAGGCGCCCATCACCGTCGGCGCCGAACGTGACGGCATCACCGTCGAGGCGGCGCTGTGGTGGAATGACAGCTACCACGAGCAGGTGCTGTGCTTCACCAACAACATCCCGCAGCGCGACGGCGGTACCCATCTGGCCGGCTTCCGCGCCGCCCTGACCCGCCAGGTGACCGGCTATGCCGACAGCTCCGGCCTGCTGAAGAAGGAAAAGGTGTCGCTGACCGGCGACGACTGCCGCGAGGGCCTGACCTGCGTCCTGTCGGTGAAGGTGCCCGACCCGAAATTCTCGTCGCAGACCAAGGACAAGCTGGTGTCCTCGGAAGTGCGCCCGGTGGTCGAGAACGTCATCAACCAGGCGCTCGCCGAGTGGCTGGAAGAGAACCCGGCGCGCGCCAGGGCTGTCGTGTCCAAGGTGGTCGAGGCGGCGTCCGCCCGCGAGGCGGCGCGCAAGGCGCGCGAACTGACCCGCCGCAAGGGCGCGCTCGACATCGCCTCCCTGCCCGGCAAGCTGGCCGACTGCCAGGAGCGCGACCCGGCCAAGGCCGAGCTGTTCCTGGTCGAGGGCGACTCGGCCGGCGGCTCCGCCAAGCAGGGCCGCCACCGCGAGAACCAGGCCGTCCTTCCGCTGCGCGGCAAGATCCTCAACGTCGAACGCGCACGCTTCGACAAGATGCTGTCTTCCAACGAGATCGGTACGCTGATCACCGCGCTCGGCACAGGCATCGGCAAGGAGGAGTTCAACCTCGACAAGCTGCGCTACCACAAGATCATCATCATGACGGACGCGGACGTCGACGGAGCGCATATCCGCACGCTGCTGTTGACCTTCTTCTTCCGCCAGATGCCCGAGTTGATCGAGCGCGGCCACATCTACATTGCCCAGCCGCCACTCTACAAGGTCAAGCGTGGCCAGTCCGAACAGTACCTGAAGGACCAGACGGCGCTGGAGGACTATCTCATCGGCCAGGGTCTGGAGGATACCTCGCTCACCCTCGCCAGCGGCGAGGTGCGGATGGGCGCGGACCTGCGCAGCGTGGTCGAGACGGCGCGCAGCATCAACGCCATCTTCGACGGTCTGCATTCGCGCTACGACCGGGCGGTCGTCGAACAGGCGGCGATCGCCGGGGCGCTCAATCCCGAGACGCTGCATGATGCCGCCAAGGCGGCGGAAGCGGCCGCCTACATCGCCCGCCGCCTCGACATCCTGGCCGACGAGTTCGAGCGCGGCTGGACCGGCGAGGCGCGCGACGACGGCAGCCTGGTCTTCCGGCGCACCGTGCGCGGCGTCGAGGAAGTGGCGACCATCGATGCCGCCCTACTCGCGTCCGCCGACGCGCGCCGGCTCGACGCCCAAGCTAAGCATCTGCAGGAGATCTATGGCAAGGCCGCGAGCCTGCGTCGAAAGGACAGCGAAACCGCCATCCGCGGCCCGCAGGCCCTGCTCGCCACGGTGTTCGCCTTTGGTCGCAAAGGCATCAGCCTGCAGCGCTACAAGGGCCTCGGCGAGATGAACCCCGAGCAGCTGTGGGAGACCACCCTGGATCCGAACGTCCGCTCGCTGCTGCAGGTGAAGGTCAAGGAGGCAGACGACGCCGACGACATCTTCACCAAGCTGATGGGCGACGAGGTCGAGCCGCGGCGCGAATTCATCCAGGACAACGCGCTCAGCGTCGCCAACCTCGACGTGTGA
- a CDS encoding putative bifunctional diguanylate cyclase/phosphodiesterase has product MTDSARNTLLASSASDPEDPAGADARLDDLLRLLPQPFAFVSGTGVVLRANAGFAELFGLGLGCAAGRSLADLVGEAGLHRLRPVLEAARAGVPARTETWLAPPHAEPCFAEVACRPAGRAAGVEGAVVVLAHDLTEQAQVRARLRFAEQAFAALSGRAYLIGPDLRIRAGLCAGGARQRSQADEAGAHVADLVGRAVFDNVLEAPLRKALAGRPARLYALVPDGDDGAGDAEIHVGPFVGEDDAIEGALLVLRSDELACQRTRELERLAMEDPLTGLANRRAFQKSLEEELTKARTGISEGFALLAIDLDDFKALNDRGGHAAGDAMLCRIAAQLGALAAERGCVARLGGDEFAVLRYGADQDEANRLARSIVEALEAIRLEWDGALFRVGCSIGVAVLDRQFVRTMNATAKDVLHWADQACLTGKATGGGQVRQFQVGDPLLAARRDDLANVATVEQALADDRLTLFAMPVVDLATGTPVMDEILLRVRGEGERILRPGGMIASAERHGLMRRIDHWVIDGVLDRLTGEPGLGPVSVNLSAQTIGDPLFLETLQARLALNPRLAARLCFELAETAVARDTVAAATLVATLKDHGCRVAMDDFGGGWSTSAHLRQLQLDWLKIDGSIVRTIASDPVQHAVVKGIVCVARELGIDLIAEHVEDPDTADMLQDLGVAMGQGFLFGEPAPWRAL; this is encoded by the coding sequence TTGACCGACAGCGCCCGGAACACGTTGCTCGCTTCAAGTGCTTCCGATCCGGAGGATCCTGCCGGCGCCGATGCGCGCCTGGACGATCTGCTGCGGCTGCTGCCGCAGCCTTTCGCCTTCGTGTCCGGCACCGGCGTGGTGCTGCGGGCCAATGCCGGCTTTGCCGAGCTGTTCGGCCTCGGCCTCGGTTGCGCGGCCGGGCGCAGCCTCGCGGATCTCGTGGGGGAGGCCGGCCTGCACAGGCTGCGTCCGGTGCTCGAGGCGGCGCGGGCCGGCGTGCCCGCGCGCACCGAAACCTGGCTCGCGCCGCCACACGCGGAACCGTGCTTCGCCGAGGTGGCCTGCCGGCCGGCGGGCCGCGCGGCCGGCGTCGAGGGCGCGGTCGTCGTGCTGGCCCACGACCTGACCGAACAGGCGCAGGTCCGGGCGCGCCTGCGGTTCGCTGAGCAGGCCTTCGCCGCCCTGTCCGGCCGGGCCTACCTGATCGGCCCGGACCTGCGCATCCGCGCCGGCCTCTGCGCCGGCGGGGCGCGGCAGCGGTCGCAGGCGGACGAAGCCGGCGCCCATGTCGCCGATCTGGTCGGCCGCGCGGTGTTCGACAACGTGCTGGAGGCGCCGCTGCGCAAGGCGCTGGCCGGACGCCCCGCCCGGCTCTACGCGCTCGTGCCCGATGGGGACGACGGCGCCGGCGATGCCGAGATTCATGTCGGGCCGTTCGTCGGCGAGGATGACGCGATCGAGGGCGCGCTGCTGGTTCTGCGGTCAGACGAACTGGCCTGCCAGCGCACGCGCGAGCTCGAGCGGCTGGCGATGGAGGACCCGCTCACCGGCCTCGCCAATCGGCGCGCTTTCCAGAAATCCCTTGAAGAGGAACTGACCAAGGCACGGACGGGGATCTCCGAAGGCTTCGCCCTGCTTGCCATCGACCTCGACGACTTCAAGGCGCTCAACGACCGTGGCGGCCATGCGGCGGGAGACGCCATGCTGTGCCGGATCGCCGCCCAGCTCGGCGCGCTGGCGGCCGAGCGCGGCTGCGTCGCGCGGCTCGGCGGCGACGAATTCGCCGTGCTGCGCTACGGCGCCGATCAGGACGAGGCCAATCGCCTCGCCCGTTCCATCGTCGAGGCGCTGGAAGCGATCCGTCTCGAATGGGACGGGGCTCTGTTTCGCGTAGGCTGCTCGATCGGCGTCGCGGTGCTGGACCGACAGTTCGTGCGTACGATGAACGCCACCGCCAAGGACGTGCTGCACTGGGCCGACCAGGCCTGCTTGACCGGCAAGGCCACCGGGGGTGGCCAGGTGCGCCAGTTCCAGGTCGGCGATCCGCTGCTGGCGGCGCGGCGCGACGATCTCGCCAATGTCGCCACGGTCGAACAGGCGCTTGCCGACGACCGGCTGACGCTGTTCGCCATGCCGGTCGTCGACCTCGCCACAGGCACGCCGGTGATGGACGAAATCCTGCTGCGGGTGCGCGGCGAGGGGGAGCGCATCCTGCGGCCGGGCGGCATGATCGCCTCGGCCGAACGACACGGCCTGATGCGCCGTATCGATCACTGGGTGATCGACGGCGTGCTCGACCGACTCACCGGAGAGCCCGGGCTCGGCCCGGTGTCAGTCAACCTGTCGGCGCAGACCATCGGCGATCCGCTGTTCCTGGAAACGCTGCAGGCGCGGCTGGCACTTAATCCGCGGCTGGCCGCAAGACTGTGCTTCGAACTGGCCGAGACGGCGGTCGCCCGCGACACCGTTGCGGCGGCGACGCTTGTGGCAACGCTCAAGGACCACGGCTGCCGGGTCGCCATGGACGACTTCGGCGGCGGCTGGTCGACCTCCGCGCACCTGCGCCAGCTGCAGCTCGACTGGCTCAAGATCGACGGGTCGATCGTGCGCACGATCGCCTCCGACCCGGTCCAGCATGCCGTTGTCAAAGGCATCGTCTGCGTGGCGCGGGAGCTCGGCATCGATCTAATCGCCGAACATGTCGAGGATCCCGATACCGCCGACATGCTGCAGGACCTGGGTGTGGCGATGGGCCAGGGCTTCCTTTTCGGCGAGCCGGCGCCGTGGCGTGCGCTGTGA
- a CDS encoding septal ring lytic transglycosylase RlpA family protein translates to MTPACLLRRGLPASLHLIPLLVCALAVAIPARTEAAPVQCGLASWYQLTSRTASGERADPETLTAAHRSLPFGSLVTVVNRDNGRSVTLRVNDRGPFVKNRIIDVSRRAARELGFVDKGVTRVQVVAAGNAAYPAPKVDCP, encoded by the coding sequence ATGACCCCTGCCTGCCTCCTGCGCCGCGGCCTGCCGGCCTCGCTCCACCTCATCCCACTCCTTGTCTGCGCGCTTGCAGTCGCCATTCCCGCCCGGACGGAAGCGGCGCCGGTCCAGTGCGGCCTGGCCTCGTGGTACCAGCTGACCAGCCGCACCGCGAGCGGCGAGCGCGCCGACCCCGAGACGCTGACCGCCGCCCACCGCAGCCTGCCGTTCGGATCCCTGGTGACCGTCGTCAACCGCGACAACGGCCGCTCGGTGACGTTGCGCGTCAACGACCGGGGACCCTTCGTTAAGAACCGTATCATCGACGTCAGCCGCCGCGCCGCGCGCGAGCTCGGCTTCGTCGACAAGGGCGTGACGCGGGTGCAGGTCGTCGCCGCGGGCAACGCCGCCTACCCGGCCCCGAAGGTAGACTGCCCGTGA
- the pyrF gene encoding orotidine-5'-phosphate decarboxylase: MSASPFAPTSAVGRLVLPLDVPTVEAARALIAATRGAVGVYKIGMELQFAGGLELARELAAEGVDVFLDVKLLDIDNTIMSAVRTIATMGVRFVTLHAYPKTMRAAVAALRDTGTTDLCLLGVTVLTSLDEDDLKAAGYRGPIAELVAARAADARAAGMGGIVCSPLEAAAMKALVGAELVVVTPGVRPAGSDAGDQKRVMTPAEAIRAGSDYLVVGRPISRAADPRAAALAIAAEIDAAL; this comes from the coding sequence GTGTCCGCCAGCCCCTTCGCGCCGACTTCCGCCGTCGGCCGCCTCGTCCTGCCGCTCGACGTGCCGACCGTCGAGGCCGCACGCGCCCTGATCGCGGCGACCAGGGGCGCCGTCGGCGTCTACAAGATCGGCATGGAACTGCAGTTCGCCGGCGGGCTGGAGCTCGCCCGCGAGCTCGCCGCCGAGGGCGTTGACGTCTTTCTCGACGTCAAGCTGCTCGACATCGACAACACCATCATGAGCGCGGTCCGCACCATCGCGACCATGGGCGTGCGCTTCGTGACCCTGCATGCCTATCCGAAGACCATGCGCGCGGCCGTCGCCGCGCTGCGCGACACCGGCACCACCGACCTCTGCCTGCTCGGCGTCACCGTGCTGACCTCGCTCGACGAGGACGATTTGAAGGCCGCCGGCTATCGCGGCCCGATCGCCGAGCTGGTCGCCGCGCGCGCGGCCGACGCCCGCGCCGCCGGCATGGGCGGCATCGTCTGCTCGCCGCTGGAGGCCGCCGCCATGAAGGCGCTGGTCGGGGCCGAACTCGTCGTCGTCACCCCCGGCGTGCGCCCGGCCGGCAGCGACGCCGGCGACCAGAAGCGCGTCATGACTCCCGCCGAGGCGATCCGCGCCGGCTCCGATTATCTCGTCGTCGGCCGGCCGATCTCCCGCGCCGCCGATCCCCGCGCCGCAGCCCTCGCCATCGCTGCCGAGATCGACGCTGCCCTCTGA
- the hisB gene encoding imidazoleglycerol-phosphate dehydratase HisB, translating to MRSATISRTTKETRIQVEVTLDGTGAYDVATGVGFFDHMLEQLARHSLIDITVRAEGDTHIDFHHTVEDTGIALGQAIRQALGDMAGITRYADTHLAMDEALTRCALDVSGRPFLVWQVEFSRPKIGEFDTELFEEFFRAFAMNAGITLHIANLYGSNCHHIAETCFKAVARSLRKAVEIDPRQGSRIPTTKGQLGG from the coding sequence ATGCGTTCAGCGACGATTTCGCGCACCACCAAGGAAACCCGCATCCAGGTCGAGGTCACACTCGACGGAACGGGCGCCTATGACGTGGCGACCGGTGTCGGCTTCTTCGATCACATGCTGGAGCAGCTTGCGCGCCATTCTCTGATCGACATCACCGTGCGCGCCGAAGGCGACACCCACATCGACTTCCACCACACGGTGGAGGACACCGGCATCGCGCTCGGCCAGGCGATCCGTCAGGCGCTCGGCGACATGGCCGGCATAACCCGCTACGCCGACACGCATCTCGCCATGGACGAGGCGCTGACGCGCTGCGCGCTCGACGTTTCGGGGCGGCCGTTCCTGGTCTGGCAGGTGGAGTTCTCCCGGCCGAAGATCGGCGAGTTCGACACCGAGCTGTTCGAGGAGTTCTTCCGCGCCTTCGCCATGAACGCCGGCATCACCCTGCACATCGCCAATCTCTACGGCTCGAACTGCCACCATATCGCGGAAACCTGCTTCAAGGCGGTGGCGCGGTCCCTGCGCAAGGCGGTCGAGATCGACCCGCGCCAGGGCAGCCGTATCCCGACCACCAAGGGCCAGCTCGGCGGCTGA
- a CDS encoding DUF2628 domain-containing protein, producing MSVYMVMVPPEVGTGEATARAADRLLFLREGFSWGALAFSGLWLLWHRMWLALLAYLAATVALEAAARFIGGPGPGVAAFLLAVLIGLEANALRRWSLERKGWRLAGVASGSDIEEAESRFFRTWSAAGARRLATPPAQVGTGAQAGTGIVPRIGTERVVGLTLAPTAPEAGR from the coding sequence ATGAGCGTCTACATGGTCATGGTGCCGCCCGAGGTCGGCACAGGCGAGGCAACCGCGCGAGCGGCCGATCGCCTGCTGTTCCTGCGCGAGGGATTTTCCTGGGGCGCGCTGGCGTTTTCCGGCCTGTGGCTGCTGTGGCACCGGATGTGGCTGGCGCTGCTCGCCTATCTCGCCGCGACTGTGGCGCTGGAGGCGGCCGCCCGCTTCATTGGCGGGCCGGGGCCAGGCGTCGCAGCGTTCCTGCTCGCCGTCCTGATCGGCCTGGAGGCCAATGCGCTGCGGCGCTGGTCGCTGGAGCGGAAGGGCTGGCGCCTGGCAGGCGTCGCCTCGGGCTCTGACATCGAGGAGGCGGAGAGCCGCTTCTTCCGGACCTGGAGCGCGGCCGGCGCCCGGCGCCTGGCGACCCCGCCCGCGCAGGTCGGTACGGGAGCCCAGGCCGGAACCGGCATCGTGCCGCGCATCGGCACCGAGCGGGTGGTCGGGCTGACACTGGCCCCGACCGCCCCGGAGGCGGGCCGATGA
- the hisH gene encoding imidazole glycerol phosphate synthase subunit HisH: MSVAIIDYGSGNLRSAAKAFERAARAHARTPDVIVTADPDRVARADRIVLPGVGAFADCKRGLAAVPGMIEALEEAVRRHGRPFLGICVGMQLMASRGLEFETVEGLDWIAGDVAEMTPSDPSLKIPHMGWNTIDVRPAGHPVLAGLETGADGLHAYFVHSYHFATAREEDRLATFDYGGSFTAMVAKDTMVGTQFHPEKSQRLGLGLIANFLDWTP, from the coding sequence ATGAGCGTCGCCATCATCGACTACGGCTCTGGCAACCTGCGCTCGGCCGCCAAGGCGTTCGAGCGGGCCGCGCGGGCGCATGCGCGCACGCCCGACGTCATCGTCACCGCGGACCCGGATCGCGTGGCGCGCGCCGACCGGATCGTGCTGCCCGGCGTCGGCGCCTTCGCAGACTGCAAGCGCGGGCTCGCCGCCGTGCCCGGCATGATCGAGGCGCTGGAAGAGGCGGTGCGCCGGCACGGCCGGCCGTTCCTCGGCATCTGCGTCGGCATGCAGCTGATGGCGAGCCGCGGCCTGGAGTTCGAGACGGTCGAGGGGCTGGACTGGATTGCCGGCGACGTCGCCGAGATGACGCCGTCGGATCCGTCGCTGAAGATCCCGCACATGGGCTGGAACACCATTGACGTGCGCCCCGCCGGCCATCCGGTGCTGGCCGGACTGGAGACGGGGGCGGACGGGCTGCACGCCTATTTCGTGCATTCCTACCACTTCGCCACGGCGCGCGAAGAGGACCGGCTGGCGACCTTCGACTACGGCGGCAGCTTCACCGCGATGGTGGCGAAGGACACCATGGTCGGCACCCAGTTCCACCCGGAGAAGAGCCAGCGGCTCGGTCTCGGGCTGATTGCCAATTTCCTGGACTGGACGCCTTGA
- a CDS encoding DUF1330 domain-containing protein produces MAKGYWIAHVKIRDPQAYPAYVAAAKPAFEKYGARFLARGGDHASMEGDLGERHVVIEFETKQQALDCYNSPEYQIAAKIRQSCADGHLVIVEGL; encoded by the coding sequence ATGGCGAAAGGCTACTGGATTGCCCATGTGAAGATCCGCGACCCGCAGGCCTATCCGGCCTATGTCGCCGCGGCCAAGCCGGCGTTCGAGAAATACGGCGCGCGGTTCCTCGCCCGCGGCGGCGACCATGCGTCGATGGAGGGCGACCTCGGCGAGCGCCACGTGGTGATCGAATTCGAAACCAAGCAGCAGGCGCTCGACTGCTACAATTCGCCGGAATACCAGATCGCGGCGAAGATCCGGCAGTCGTGCGCCGACGGCCATCTCGTCATCGTCGAAGGCCTCTGA
- the hisA gene encoding 1-(5-phosphoribosyl)-5-[(5-phosphoribosylamino)methylideneamino]imidazole-4-carboxamide isomerase has protein sequence MTILFPAIDLKDGQCVRLKLGDMAQATVFNDDPAAQAKAFEDQGFEWLHVVDLDGAFAGESRNGAAVDAILTATKNPVQLGGGIRTLAQIEAWLAKGITRVILGTAAVRDPDLVKAACRRFPGRIAVGIDARGGRVAVEGWAETSDLTAIELARRFEDAGVAALVYTDIDRDGVLKGLNIPATLELARAVFIPVIASGGLASIEDVRRLLEPDCAILEGAISGRALYDGRLDPKEAMALIRGARKAAS, from the coding sequence ATGACCATTCTCTTCCCCGCCATCGACCTGAAGGACGGCCAGTGCGTGCGCCTGAAGCTGGGCGACATGGCGCAGGCGACGGTGTTCAACGACGATCCGGCCGCGCAGGCGAAGGCTTTCGAGGACCAGGGCTTCGAGTGGCTGCACGTGGTCGACCTCGACGGCGCCTTCGCCGGCGAGAGCCGCAACGGCGCCGCCGTCGACGCCATCCTGACGGCGACCAAGAACCCGGTGCAGCTCGGCGGCGGCATCCGCACGCTCGCGCAGATCGAGGCCTGGCTGGCGAAGGGCATCACCCGGGTCATCCTCGGCACGGCGGCCGTGCGCGATCCGGACCTGGTCAAGGCCGCCTGCCGGCGCTTTCCGGGACGGATCGCCGTCGGCATCGACGCGCGCGGCGGCCGGGTCGCGGTCGAGGGCTGGGCGGAGACCTCGGACCTGACCGCCATCGAGCTGGCCAGGCGCTTCGAGGACGCCGGCGTCGCCGCGCTCGTCTACACCGATATCGACCGCGACGGCGTGCTCAAGGGGCTCAACATTCCGGCAACCCTGGAGCTGGCGCGTGCGGTCTTCATTCCGGTGATTGCCTCCGGCGGGCTGGCCTCGATCGAGGACGTCAGGCGGCTGCTCGAACCCGACTGCGCGATCCTGGAAGGCGCGATTTCCGGCCGGGCGCTCTACGACGGCCGGCTCGACCCGAAGGAAGCGATGGCTCTGATTCGTGGGGCCAGAAAGGCGGCGTCATGA